A single window of Armatimonadota bacterium DNA harbors:
- a CDS encoding M23 family metallopeptidase, giving the protein MTRMVCSVMLCLAVAVADAETTVSIAVTPSPARQGDCLLVLVRAEESLAPECQWEGKSYPLYRVGDAYRAILPVPPDTPPGPRKLEIVLRDDAGAVTRTTARATVAKRNFGVQKLRMKQEASRVYDDPSVKQEAPTIHAGLAQTADQQLWQGPFAWPVKARVSTGFGLARTINGRIQYRHRGLDLAAPMGAKVFAPAGGIVRLVRDDFKLHGKTIVLDHGQGVGSIYLHLSEICVVEGQRVNRGERIAKVGMTGAATGPHLHWGVYVSGQAVDPRFWVDNLPRAGR; this is encoded by the coding sequence ATGACGCGCATGGTTTGCAGTGTGATGTTGTGCCTGGCGGTCGCCGTCGCTGACGCCGAGACCACCGTCAGCATCGCGGTGACGCCCTCCCCCGCGCGCCAGGGAGACTGCCTGTTGGTCCTGGTGCGGGCGGAGGAATCTCTCGCCCCCGAGTGCCAATGGGAAGGGAAGTCCTACCCGCTCTACCGCGTGGGCGACGCCTACCGGGCGATCTTGCCGGTGCCGCCGGACACCCCCCCGGGGCCGCGGAAGCTGGAGATCGTGCTGCGCGACGATGCCGGCGCTGTCACGCGCACCACGGCCAGGGCGACGGTGGCCAAGCGCAACTTCGGCGTGCAGAAGCTGCGGATGAAACAGGAGGCGAGCCGGGTTTACGATGACCCCTCGGTGAAGCAGGAAGCGCCGACGATTCACGCGGGGCTCGCGCAGACGGCCGATCAGCAGCTATGGCAAGGGCCGTTTGCGTGGCCGGTGAAGGCCCGCGTGAGCACCGGCTTCGGGCTCGCGCGCACGATCAACGGCAGGATCCAGTACCGCCACCGGGGCCTGGATTTGGCAGCGCCGATGGGGGCCAAGGTGTTCGCGCCGGCCGGCGGCATCGTCAGGCTCGTCCGCGATGACTTCAAGCTCCACGGCAAGACCATCGTGCTCGACCACGGGCAGGGGGTGGGGTCGATCTATCTCCACCTATCGGAGATCTGCGTCGTCGAAGGCCAACGCGTGAACCGGGGCGAGCGAATCGCCAAGGTGGGCATGACCGGCGCCGCGACCGGCCCGCACTTGCACTGGGGCGTTTATGTCTCCGGGCAAGCCGTGGACCCGCGGTTCTGGGTTGACAACTTGCCGCGAGCGGGGAGGTAG